The genomic region GCGTCTACCAATTCCGCCACTTCGGCGAGGTGGAATGCAGTGAGAAACTGCTCTTACAATCTCAATAGGTTCCGGTTTTCCGTCATCCATTATTTTGGAATTCATTGACACGGAGGTCGTTCGGATTCTATGATCCAGTTAGAATGAAAGCAGAACGAAAAACCTCCGAAACAGAGATCAAGTTGGAGATGAATCTCCGCGGAACCGGCAAGTATCAATTCGATACCGAGATTCCTTTTTTCGAGCATATGCTTTCACATATCTCCAAACACGGGTTGATCGATTTGAATCTGTGGTTGCGAGGGGATATCGAAATCGATTGTCATCACTCCGTGGAAGATACGGCGATTCTCATGGGAACCACGATCCACAAACAACTCGGAGACAAGGCCGGAATTTTTAGATACGGGCATTTTACTCTTACGATGGACGAGGTCTTGACCACGGTTGCGGTCGATCTCGGCGGAAGATATTTTTTCAAATACACCGGTCCCGAACTTACCGGAAAATTCGGAATCTACGACGCAGAACTTTCTTTGGAATTTTTACAAAAGCTTGCGTTAAACGCAAAGATGAATCTTCACGTGGTCGTTCACTACGGAGACAACAGACATCATATTCACGAATCGATTTTCAAAGCCTTGGGTAAGGCGTTGAGAATGGCGATCGCACAAGACTCCGCGGCTGCGGGTGCGATTCCTTCCACAAAAGGAGTCCTGGAGTGATAGCCATTCTCGATTACGGAATGGGAAACATTCATTCCTGTCTTAAGGCGGTTTCTCTTTATACGAAGGATTTCGTTTTTACGAACGATAAAACGAAAATCGAAAATGCAAAAGCTCTAATATTGCCCGGCG from Leptospira kmetyi serovar Malaysia str. Bejo-Iso9 harbors:
- the hisB gene encoding imidazoleglycerol-phosphate dehydratase HisB, which encodes MKAERKTSETEIKLEMNLRGTGKYQFDTEIPFFEHMLSHISKHGLIDLNLWLRGDIEIDCHHSVEDTAILMGTTIHKQLGDKAGIFRYGHFTLTMDEVLTTVAVDLGGRYFFKYTGPELTGKFGIYDAELSLEFLQKLALNAKMNLHVVVHYGDNRHHIHESIFKALGKALRMAIAQDSAAAGAIPSTKGVLE